The following coding sequences are from one Psychrobacter sp. AH5 window:
- the ahcY gene encoding adenosylhomocysteinase, giving the protein MDAVSNIPSVHTLDPTFTDYKVADISLADYGRREITLAEAEMPALMGLRRRYEADQPLKGAKIVGCIHMTIQTAVLIETLIALGAEVRWTSCNIFSTQDHAAAAIAAAGIPVFAWKGETEEEYEWCLRQQIHVNGEESGQLWDANLILDDGGDLTALIHNDYPQMLDIIHGISEETTTGVHRLIDMLKQGELKVPAINVNDAVTKSKNDNKYGCRHSLNDAIKRGTDMFLAGRRALVIGYGDVGKGSAQSLRQEGMIVRISEIDPICAMQACMDGYEVLSPYINGDNTGGSDSINTRLLEDTDMIVTTTGNYHVCDKHMLAALKPGAVVCNIGHFDTEIDTQFMRDNWRWSEVKPQVHQIFRSDDENDYLILLAEGRLVNLGNATGHPSRVMDGSFANQVLAQMYLFEEKFADLPVDERFDNLYVRVLPKKLDEEVAAAMVAGFNGTLTKLTDKQAEYLGVPVEGPFKPEEYKY; this is encoded by the coding sequence ATGGACGCAGTGTCTAACATCCCATCTGTCCACACCCTCGATCCCACTTTTACTGATTATAAAGTCGCTGACATTAGTCTTGCAGACTACGGTCGCCGCGAAATCACTCTTGCCGAAGCTGAAATGCCAGCCCTAATGGGTTTGCGTCGTCGCTATGAGGCCGATCAGCCACTCAAAGGCGCTAAAATCGTCGGCTGTATCCACATGACTATTCAAACTGCGGTGCTTATTGAGACTTTGATAGCGCTTGGTGCTGAAGTGCGCTGGACCTCTTGTAACATCTTCTCAACCCAAGATCATGCTGCCGCTGCTATTGCTGCTGCTGGTATTCCGGTATTTGCTTGGAAAGGCGAGACTGAAGAAGAGTACGAATGGTGCCTACGTCAGCAAATCCATGTCAATGGCGAAGAGTCAGGCCAGCTTTGGGATGCCAACTTAATCCTAGACGACGGCGGCGACTTGACCGCGCTTATTCATAATGACTATCCGCAAATGCTGGACATCATTCATGGTATCTCTGAAGAAACTACCACTGGCGTACATCGTCTGATCGATATGCTAAAGCAAGGAGAGCTAAAAGTACCAGCTATCAACGTCAATGACGCGGTTACTAAGTCAAAGAATGATAACAAATACGGGTGCCGTCATAGCCTAAACGACGCTATCAAACGCGGTACTGATATGTTCCTCGCCGGTCGCCGCGCGCTAGTAATCGGTTATGGTGATGTTGGTAAAGGTTCAGCGCAAAGCCTTCGTCAAGAAGGCATGATTGTACGTATCTCTGAGATTGATCCTATCTGTGCCATGCAGGCTTGTATGGACGGTTATGAAGTATTATCACCATACATTAACGGCGACAACACCGGCGGCAGCGATAGCATCAACACTCGCCTGCTAGAAGATACTGACATGATCGTCACCACCACGGGTAACTATCATGTTTGTGATAAGCACATGTTAGCAGCGCTCAAACCTGGCGCGGTAGTTTGTAATATTGGTCACTTTGATACTGAGATTGATACGCAGTTTATGCGTGACAACTGGCGCTGGAGTGAAGTCAAGCCACAAGTCCACCAAATCTTCCGCTCTGATGATGAAAACGATTATCTGATTTTGCTTGCTGAGGGTCGTTTGGTCAACTTAGGTAATGCTACCGGTCACCCTTCACGCGTGATGGACGGCTCATTTGCCAACCAAGTACTGGCGCAGATGTATCTCTTTGAAGAGAAGTTCGCAGATCTGCCGGTCGATGAGCGTTTTGATAACTTGTATGTCAGAGTGCTGCCCAAAAAGCTTGATGAAGAAGTTGCCGCGGCCATGGTAGCGGGCTTTAATGGTACTCTGACGAAGCTGACGGACAAGCAAGCTGAGTATTTAGGGGTACCTGTTGAGGGTCCATTCAAACCTGAAGAATATAAATATTAA
- the trpD gene encoding anthranilate phosphoribosyltransferase, protein MSATQITENIKSTPEHIAQLSDEQVHKLLTSALERIFQHIDLTFDEMHEVMLIIMQGRCSDAMMGAILTGLRMKGESIDEITASASAMRNLAANIEPKGCDYLVDIVGTGGDGANLFNVSTASALVAAAAGAQVAKHGNRGVSTKSGSSDLLEQAGISLALTPEQTRECIENEGIGFLFAPNHHSAMRYANPIRRDLKARTIFNILGPLTNPAGVPNLVIGVFTAQLCEPIAKVMKNLGAEHVMVVGAKDGLDEISLATSTTVAELKDGEITVFDMMPEDAGVESQTLIGLDVDSPEQSLELIRAALSGEDTYDRSVLKARDMIALNAGAAIYTAGLASNYPNGVSRAQKVIQNGSALLKLESLAAYTQQLAAKA, encoded by the coding sequence ATGAGCGCTACGCAAATTACAGAGAATATAAAAAGTACCCCAGAGCATATCGCTCAGCTGAGCGATGAGCAAGTACACAAGCTGCTCACCTCAGCTTTGGAGCGCATCTTTCAGCATATTGATCTAACCTTTGATGAGATGCACGAGGTGATGCTAATCATTATGCAAGGTAGATGCAGTGATGCGATGATGGGCGCTATTTTGACCGGGCTACGCATGAAAGGCGAATCTATCGATGAGATTACTGCCTCCGCGAGTGCGATGCGCAATTTAGCGGCAAATATCGAGCCTAAAGGGTGCGATTATCTGGTCGACATCGTCGGTACTGGCGGTGATGGCGCTAATTTATTTAACGTCTCAACGGCGTCAGCCTTAGTAGCAGCAGCGGCAGGCGCGCAAGTGGCTAAACATGGCAACCGCGGCGTCTCGACTAAGTCTGGTAGCTCAGACTTATTGGAGCAGGCAGGTATTAGCTTAGCGTTAACCCCTGAACAAACGCGCGAATGCATTGAGAATGAAGGGATCGGCTTCTTGTTTGCGCCCAATCATCACAGCGCTATGCGCTACGCTAACCCTATCCGCCGCGACCTCAAAGCGCGGACGATCTTCAATATCTTAGGTCCATTAACCAACCCTGCTGGCGTGCCCAATTTAGTGATTGGGGTGTTTACCGCGCAGCTTTGTGAGCCTATCGCTAAAGTGATGAAAAATTTGGGCGCCGAGCACGTGATGGTCGTCGGTGCCAAAGACGGCTTAGATGAGATTAGCCTTGCCACCTCTACCACGGTTGCTGAATTAAAAGATGGCGAGATAACGGTCTTTGATATGATGCCAGAGGATGCCGGGGTTGAATCGCAAACGCTAATTGGCCTTGATGTCGACTCTCCTGAACAAAGCTTGGAGCTGATACGTGCAGCCCTCTCAGGGGAGGATACTTATGATCGCTCGGTGCTCAAAGCTCGTGATATGATCGCGCTCAATGCAGGCGCGGCGATTTATACCGCAGGACTTGCTAGCAACTATCCCAATGGTGTTAGCCGAGCGCAAAAGGTCATTCAAAATGGTAGCGCTCTATTAAAGCTTGAATCGCTAGCGGCTTATACGCAGCAGCTCGCCGCAAAAGCTTAA
- a CDS encoding mechanosensitive ion channel domain-containing protein, translated as MSIERHLESSTVSASSAKLSTIVTFLLAVLTVLLFSAPVLAADASVLGVGGSENTEEARSPIPDSFGRDTPRQTVQGFLSALGENDYLLASNYLNLSKSDNPTPIVRQFKQALDAGGRFQPDLQINNTPEGNLADQLPPNQEKVGSININDKNVSLILERVVADNGKQYWQFSSSTLSLVPDVIENTEPTLISRYTMESLEDEKFFGYQLADLVAAIMLAVGSFVLTYVAVWLWYHFLRVVYPRVRGEPLPLPDKIILPLSVVIMALILSEVMVYAGVSVTLREPINRFTEIASWLAITWLLLRIVDVLFTRAVNLSYKKNYIERVSILGLMRKVTKALLLIFAVIVIFGNLGFDLTTGIAALGVGGLALALGAQKTIENLVGSVVVVADSPVRIGDYCKFGTYEGTVIDIGIRSSRVRTLNRTVVTVPNGDFSSMQIENFTSRDMFHFLHNLYIKRSADINVIFAMVNDLDTLLKEHELTNKEWNQANILELRQDCYVIQLRAYVNSFDVIEFYDKQNTLLVDILTKVKDYDVEHALPTQQLIVNKGQLEAQSETNTPKTDPAKETDSTAATTAFEPNGNADNDTDVDTNIAINNNTDIGSGVNSNSTVETKSTEKQNNRLSDNKATKAKNDKVINPNRSKQITALRLAKRKFKHSKKSFNLSIWNQPWNKP; from the coding sequence TTGTCAATTGAGCGTCACCTAGAGTCAAGTACCGTATCAGCGTCATCGGCTAAGCTGTCTACTATCGTTACGTTTTTATTAGCGGTTTTGACAGTGCTATTATTTTCAGCGCCAGTCCTAGCGGCCGATGCAAGCGTGCTTGGGGTAGGAGGAAGCGAAAATACTGAAGAGGCGCGGTCGCCAATTCCAGATTCTTTTGGCCGCGATACGCCAAGACAAACGGTACAAGGCTTTTTGAGTGCTCTGGGAGAAAACGATTATCTACTAGCTAGTAATTATCTGAACTTATCTAAATCAGACAATCCCACGCCTATTGTGCGTCAGTTCAAGCAAGCATTGGATGCTGGTGGCCGTTTTCAGCCTGACTTACAAATCAATAATACCCCAGAGGGTAATTTGGCCGATCAGCTACCTCCCAATCAAGAAAAAGTCGGTAGTATCAATATTAACGATAAAAACGTCTCGCTAATATTAGAGCGCGTAGTCGCTGATAATGGTAAGCAGTATTGGCAATTCTCGAGCAGCACGCTAAGCCTAGTCCCAGATGTCATTGAGAATACTGAGCCGACATTGATATCGCGCTATACGATGGAGAGTTTGGAGGACGAAAAGTTTTTTGGCTATCAGTTGGCTGACTTGGTGGCTGCTATTATGTTAGCGGTTGGCAGCTTTGTGCTCACTTATGTCGCTGTATGGTTGTGGTATCATTTTTTGCGCGTGGTTTACCCCCGAGTGCGCGGCGAGCCGTTACCGCTACCTGACAAAATCATTTTGCCATTATCAGTGGTCATCATGGCGCTGATACTCTCTGAGGTCATGGTTTATGCTGGCGTGTCAGTGACTCTACGCGAGCCTATCAATCGCTTTACTGAGATTGCCTCATGGCTGGCTATTACTTGGTTGTTGCTGCGCATTGTCGATGTGCTATTCACCCGCGCGGTCAATCTAAGCTACAAAAAGAACTACATTGAGCGCGTGTCTATCTTAGGTCTTATGCGCAAAGTCACTAAGGCTCTATTATTGATATTTGCCGTCATCGTTATCTTCGGTAATTTAGGTTTTGACTTAACTACTGGTATTGCTGCGCTTGGGGTGGGTGGTTTAGCTTTAGCGCTTGGTGCGCAAAAAACTATCGAAAACTTAGTAGGTAGTGTGGTGGTAGTAGCAGACTCGCCGGTTAGAATAGGTGATTATTGTAAGTTTGGCACCTATGAAGGCACGGTTATCGATATCGGCATTCGCTCCTCACGAGTGCGTACTTTGAACCGTACTGTGGTGACCGTGCCCAATGGCGACTTCTCATCAATGCAAATTGAGAACTTTACTTCGCGCGATATGTTTCACTTTTTGCATAATCTGTATATTAAGCGCAGTGCTGATATTAATGTCATCTTTGCGATGGTCAATGACTTAGACACCTTACTAAAAGAGCATGAGCTGACTAATAAAGAGTGGAATCAGGCGAATATCTTAGAGCTGCGTCAAGACTGCTACGTCATCCAGCTGAGAGCTTATGTCAACTCTTTTGATGTGATAGAGTTTTATGATAAGCAAAATACACTGCTGGTAGATATATTAACCAAGGTCAAAGACTATGACGTTGAGCATGCGCTACCAACGCAGCAATTGATCGTCAATAAAGGACAGCTTGAGGCTCAGTCAGAAACCAATACGCCAAAGACTGATCCTGCTAAAGAGACTGATTCTACGGCAGCTACCACAGCTTTTGAGCCTAATGGCAATGCTGATAACGATACTGATGTCGATACTAATATCGCGATTAACAATAATACCGATATTGGCAGCGGTGTTAACAGCAATTCTACTGTTGAGACAAAATCTACTGAGAAGCAAAATAATAGACTCAGTGATAATAAAGCGACTAAAGCCAAAAATGATAAGGTCATTAATCCTAATAGATCTAAACAAATCACAGCTCTTCGATTAGCTAAGCGCAAGTTTAAGCATAGTAAAAAGAGCTTTAATCTGTCGATATGGAATCAGCCATGGAATAAACCTTAG
- a CDS encoding DNA-3-methyladenine glycosylase 2 family protein: MSIKTIQNKAELNTHIQALITIEPKFALIYKQVGVPDLRRNKGGFQQLMRAIIGQQLSVAAASSIWQKLSDANLISPSAISEADDECLKSHGLSRQKIRYIRSLAAHDIDYATLKTMRDSEVIATLTAVTGIGRWTAEMYLLFSLGRADVLAVDDLAIRVAAMQLLALTERPTPKQLQLATQPWAPYRSAASLLLWAHYGWLRQKQAIPV, from the coding sequence ATGAGTATAAAAACTATCCAAAATAAAGCCGAGCTAAACACTCATATTCAAGCCCTAATAACAATAGAGCCTAAGTTTGCGCTAATCTACAAGCAAGTTGGCGTACCAGATTTACGGCGTAATAAAGGCGGATTTCAGCAACTCATGCGGGCGATCATTGGTCAGCAGTTATCTGTCGCGGCAGCCAGCAGCATTTGGCAAAAGCTCAGTGATGCCAATCTGATATCCCCGTCAGCGATTAGTGAGGCCGATGATGAGTGCTTAAAATCACACGGACTCTCCAGACAAAAAATACGCTATATTCGCTCTTTAGCTGCCCATGATATTGACTACGCTACTCTAAAGACCATGCGTGATAGCGAGGTCATCGCCACTTTGACGGCAGTTACTGGCATAGGCCGCTGGACCGCTGAGATGTACTTGCTGTTCTCTTTAGGTCGTGCCGATGTACTTGCCGTTGATGATTTAGCCATTCGAGTAGCCGCTATGCAATTATTGGCGCTAACTGAACGCCCTACCCCAAAACAGCTACAATTAGCTACGCAGCCTTGGGCGCCTTATCGTAGTGCTGCTAGTTTATTATTATGGGCACACTACGGCTGGCTACGCCAAAAACAAGCTATACCTGTCTGA
- the trpC gene encoding indole-3-glycerol phosphate synthase TrpC, producing the protein MTSHSTATQANTEIPSVLKRIVATKHQEVAAAKKQLSLESLQAKVLADKSPRRGFAAALRAADIGIIAEIKKASPSKGVINHNFSPDLFAQQYQQAGATCLSVLTDKEYFKGDDKYLLQAYNAASLPVLRKDFMIDSYQIYQSYLLGADCILLIMACLDDSQAKALHALSIELGMDVLIEVHTSEELERALQLPRSEHNIYGINNRDLNTFEVDLQNTLTLKDRLLAALAEDLDLEPIIVTESGIHSAADIKLMLDNDIHHFLIGEQFMKTDHPGQALQSLLADVATQR; encoded by the coding sequence ATGACCTCTCATTCAACAGCAACTCAAGCAAATACCGAAATCCCATCCGTGCTAAAGCGCATTGTCGCTACTAAACATCAAGAAGTAGCCGCGGCAAAAAAACAGCTTTCTTTAGAGAGTCTACAAGCAAAAGTTTTAGCAGACAAAAGCCCCCGTCGCGGTTTTGCTGCGGCGCTACGTGCAGCTGACATTGGTATCATCGCTGAGATCAAAAAAGCCTCGCCCTCTAAAGGCGTGATCAATCATAACTTCTCGCCTGATTTATTTGCACAGCAATATCAGCAAGCAGGGGCTACTTGTCTCTCAGTATTGACTGATAAAGAGTACTTCAAAGGCGATGATAAGTATTTATTACAGGCCTATAATGCTGCAAGCTTGCCAGTATTACGTAAAGATTTTATGATTGATAGCTATCAGATTTATCAGTCTTATTTGCTGGGTGCCGATTGTATTTTATTGATTATGGCTTGTCTTGATGACAGCCAAGCCAAAGCGTTACATGCTTTGAGTATTGAGCTGGGCATGGATGTGCTGATTGAGGTGCATACCAGCGAGGAGCTTGAGCGTGCTTTGCAACTGCCGCGCTCCGAGCACAATATCTACGGCATCAATAACCGTGATCTCAACACTTTTGAGGTCGATTTACAAAATACCTTAACCTTAAAAGATCGCTTGCTTGCAGCTTTGGCTGAGGATTTAGACTTAGAGCCTATTATTGTAACTGAGAGCGGTATTCATAGCGCTGCCGATATCAAGCTGATGTTAGATAACGATATCCATCATTTCTTAATCGGTGAGCAATTTATGAAAACCGATCATCCAGGCCAAGCGTTACAATCCTTACTTGCAGACGTGGCCACACAAAGGTAG
- the glnA gene encoding type I glutamate--ammonia ligase — protein MSNKLLDLIESSNAKWVDFRFTDTRGKEHHMSFPAHSVDEEVMEDGKMFDGSSIAGWKGIEASDMILRPDPETAFIDPFFDAVTVVVTCDIIEPSTLQGYDRDPRSIARRAEEYLKSTGIGDTAYFGPEPEFFIFDEVKWSVEMSGVSHEIIAEEAAWSTNKNYEWGNMGHRPRVKGGYVPVPPIDSSHDMRAVMCERIEEIIGEGSVEVHHHEVAPCQSEIGVAFNTLVKKADEVQQLKYVVHNVAHQFGKTATFMPKPIVGDNGSGMHVHMSISKDGVNTFAGDEYAGLSESALYFIGGVIKHARALNAITNPSTNSYRRLVPHYEAPIKLAYSASNRSASIRIPHVSSPKAVRVEARFPDPAANPYLTFAALLMAGLDGIQNKIHPGEAADKNLYDLPPEEEAQIPTVAENLEVALQALRDDHEFLLKGDVFTKEMIEAFIALKQEEVQRVNVTVHPVEFDLYYSC, from the coding sequence ATGTCGAATAAACTACTAGATCTTATCGAATCCTCAAATGCCAAATGGGTCGACTTTCGCTTTACCGATACGCGTGGTAAAGAGCATCATATGAGCTTTCCGGCGCATAGCGTTGATGAGGAAGTGATGGAAGATGGCAAGATGTTTGATGGCTCCTCTATCGCTGGCTGGAAAGGTATTGAAGCTTCTGACATGATCCTGCGCCCAGATCCTGAGACTGCCTTTATCGATCCGTTCTTTGATGCGGTCACTGTCGTAGTGACTTGCGACATCATTGAGCCTTCTACATTACAAGGCTATGATCGGGATCCGCGTTCTATCGCTCGCCGTGCTGAGGAGTATCTAAAGTCAACGGGTATCGGTGATACTGCTTATTTTGGTCCTGAGCCTGAGTTTTTTATCTTTGATGAGGTAAAGTGGTCCGTTGAGATGTCAGGGGTTAGCCACGAAATCATCGCAGAAGAGGCCGCTTGGTCTACTAATAAAAACTACGAATGGGGCAACATGGGCCATCGTCCGCGCGTCAAAGGCGGTTATGTTCCTGTACCTCCTATCGATAGCTCACACGATATGCGGGCCGTTATGTGCGAGCGTATTGAGGAGATCATCGGCGAGGGTAGTGTTGAGGTGCACCATCACGAAGTCGCGCCTTGTCAATCAGAGATTGGAGTCGCTTTTAATACTCTGGTCAAAAAAGCCGATGAAGTGCAGCAGCTAAAGTATGTCGTGCATAATGTCGCGCATCAGTTTGGCAAAACGGCTACCTTCATGCCAAAGCCTATAGTCGGTGATAACGGCTCAGGAATGCACGTGCACATGTCGATCTCCAAAGACGGTGTCAATACTTTCGCAGGCGATGAATATGCTGGTTTATCAGAGTCGGCGCTATATTTTATCGGCGGGGTTATCAAACATGCTCGCGCGTTAAATGCCATTACCAATCCCTCAACGAATAGCTATAGACGCCTAGTTCCACATTATGAAGCGCCTATTAAGTTAGCTTATTCTGCCTCTAATCGCTCAGCTTCTATTCGTATCCCGCACGTGAGTAGCCCAAAAGCGGTACGTGTCGAAGCGCGTTTCCCAGATCCTGCGGCCAATCCGTACTTGACCTTTGCCGCTTTATTAATGGCAGGCCTTGATGGTATTCAAAATAAAATCCATCCGGGCGAGGCGGCGGATAAAAACCTATATGATTTGCCGCCAGAAGAAGAAGCGCAAATCCCAACAGTCGCTGAAAACTTAGAAGTCGCACTACAAGCGCTACGCGATGATCATGAGTTTTTATTAAAAGGCGATGTTTTCACCAAAGAGATGATTGAAGCCTTTATCGCGCTAAAACAAGAAGAAGTGCAGCGGGTCAACGTCACCGTGCATCCGGTGGAGTTTGACTTGTACTATAGCTGCTAA
- a CDS encoding Smr/MutS family protein: MANSLFSKEMQDQLKELKGQLSKGRDTNSPKGENQKPTEPVSLPTQKQVKKTVKQLGSEHVDDDKVLFMQAMHGVEQLEDKNVRSPVKANKAAKPDATTLSKRAAAQGNEDGDLSTGLSDMQALLNPVASEAILSYKQPTLQNKVFSQLKQGKLRWYDAVDIHGCTIEEARTAMTQLLVQAKRNNETVVKIVHGKGSEAILKTCVNGWLRQLPEVLAFCSAPPKDGGNGAVLVLLKKPKADAE, encoded by the coding sequence ATGGCAAACTCTCTATTCTCTAAAGAAATGCAAGATCAGCTCAAAGAGCTAAAAGGCCAACTTAGCAAAGGCCGTGATACCAATAGCCCAAAGGGCGAAAATCAAAAGCCTACTGAGCCGGTCTCGCTACCCACCCAAAAACAAGTCAAAAAAACCGTCAAGCAGCTCGGTAGCGAACACGTCGATGATGACAAAGTGCTGTTTATGCAAGCGATGCATGGGGTCGAGCAGCTAGAAGACAAAAATGTGCGCTCGCCAGTAAAGGCCAATAAAGCGGCTAAACCTGACGCCACCACTTTATCCAAACGCGCCGCCGCTCAAGGCAATGAAGATGGTGATCTAAGCACTGGTCTCTCTGACATGCAGGCGCTACTAAATCCTGTAGCGAGCGAAGCTATCTTGTCTTATAAGCAGCCTACCCTACAAAACAAGGTCTTTTCTCAATTAAAGCAAGGTAAGCTGCGCTGGTATGATGCGGTCGATATCCACGGCTGTACTATTGAGGAGGCGCGCACTGCTATGACACAATTACTAGTGCAAGCGAAAAGAAATAACGAAACAGTAGTAAAAATCGTCCATGGTAAAGGAAGCGAGGCGATCTTAAAAACTTGCGTCAATGGTTGGTTACGTCAGCTGCCAGAAGTACTAGCATTCTGCTCAGCACCGCCAAAAGATGGCGGCAACGGCGCGGTATTGGTACTGCTCAAAAAGCCTAAAGCTGATGCTGAGTAA
- a CDS encoding aminodeoxychorismate/anthranilate synthase component II, with protein MILMIDNYDSFTYNIVQYFGELQQDITVWRNDQATIEQIKTLAPDIIVIGPGPCDPDRAGISLEVIDTFKGVIPILGICLGHQAIGQAFGGQVVKAGAVMHGRLSAVHHNDQGVFSGLANPSQFTRYHSLVIDKASLPECLEMTAWTQNEDGSIEEIMGVRHKQFAIEGVQFHPESILSAAGYQLLNNFLQSHQLAVLAVDELPQVG; from the coding sequence ATGATTTTAATGATCGATAATTACGACAGCTTTACGTACAACATCGTACAGTACTTCGGTGAGCTACAGCAGGACATCACCGTCTGGCGTAACGATCAGGCCACTATTGAGCAGATCAAAACCTTAGCTCCCGATATCATCGTTATTGGCCCAGGGCCTTGCGATCCGGATCGTGCTGGTATCTCGCTTGAGGTGATTGACACCTTTAAGGGCGTGATTCCCATACTCGGTATCTGCTTAGGACATCAAGCCATTGGTCAAGCTTTTGGCGGACAAGTGGTCAAAGCCGGAGCAGTAATGCACGGCCGTTTATCGGCGGTGCATCATAATGATCAAGGCGTGTTTAGCGGTTTAGCCAATCCCTCACAGTTCACTCGTTACCACTCTTTGGTGATCGACAAAGCGAGTTTGCCTGAGTGCTTAGAGATGACGGCTTGGACTCAAAATGAGGATGGCAGCATTGAGGAGATTATGGGCGTGCGTCATAAGCAGTTTGCTATCGAAGGCGTACAGTTCCATCCAGAGTCTATCTTAAGCGCCGCCGGTTATCAGCTGTTAAATAACTTTTTGCAAAGCCATCAGTTAGCAGTTTTGGCGGTCGATGAATTGCCGCAAGTAGGATAA
- a CDS encoding TonB-dependent receptor domain-containing protein, which translates to MLFSAPSSTTYLRLCILSTLGLCAINATAATTEQTLTNENTLPQTQLDEIVVTATRTPTKISNTIAQTRVVDREELKRYQGQSVIEVLKRQPGFNIKQDGDLGQSSNFYVRGYDSKRVLVLIDGIRYGSMSTGQPTLALLPAEQIERIEILYGASGSSIYGADAMGGVIQIFTKGSNTNQTSYSVTAGVGSNDHYLYGAAAQFANEQGASLSLSASRNQTKGISAIENATGANRDDDGFESNNFSLNASMPVTNNVRIGATGLYAKSKTEFDNFTNVADAEIDQENGAVSIFSEYDKNDLTLRLSVGSSLDKLDNNVGDAFETEQRQANLLSIYQLPVGQLQAGTEWLKQKIDIDDNTPANGTDSYKINDRTIKSGFLGYQVNKDVHDFQANIRYDDNSQFDNETTYSIGYGFRILPSLRVGTSFATGYRAPSLNDLYVESSFYVPNENLDVEKSDNLEAFIESNTAIQTTRLTGFRSDVDGLINNAFDPATNKFKAVNISEAKLSGYSLTSDWQLNNVLFGGHYTYTDAEERSGDNKGKQLVYRPENTALAYIGYQDLDYDIRLEAEYVGKIYTSVSNDTFMDDYTLFSISGNYYLNPNLTVNSRIENLTNQDYTTNESFGTRYNQDGINFFTSLTYNWK; encoded by the coding sequence ATGCTCTTTTCGGCTCCCTCTTCGACCACCTACCTACGACTATGTATCTTGAGTACGCTTGGCCTATGTGCCATAAATGCAACTGCTGCGACTACTGAGCAAACCTTAACTAATGAGAATACTCTACCGCAAACTCAGCTTGATGAAATTGTGGTAACGGCTACGCGTACGCCAACTAAGATTAGCAATACTATTGCCCAAACTCGCGTTGTCGATAGGGAAGAATTAAAGCGCTATCAAGGACAAAGTGTAATAGAAGTCTTAAAGCGTCAACCTGGGTTTAATATCAAGCAAGATGGCGATTTGGGTCAAAGTAGTAACTTTTATGTTCGCGGTTATGATAGTAAGAGAGTGCTCGTATTAATCGATGGCATACGCTACGGCTCTATGTCGACAGGTCAACCTACTCTAGCGCTACTACCTGCTGAGCAAATTGAACGTATTGAAATATTATATGGTGCTTCAGGTTCTAGTATCTATGGCGCAGATGCCATGGGCGGTGTTATTCAGATTTTTACTAAAGGCTCAAATACGAATCAGACGAGCTATTCAGTCACTGCTGGTGTTGGTTCTAACGATCATTATCTATACGGTGCAGCGGCGCAATTTGCTAATGAGCAAGGTGCAAGTCTTAGCTTGTCTGCTAGCCGTAATCAAACTAAAGGCATTAGTGCTATTGAAAATGCCACTGGTGCTAATAGAGATGATGATGGTTTTGAAAGTAATAACTTTTCTTTAAATGCTAGTATGCCTGTGACAAATAATGTTCGTATTGGCGCAACTGGACTGTATGCCAAATCAAAAACTGAGTTTGATAACTTTACCAATGTAGCAGATGCAGAGATTGATCAAGAAAATGGCGCAGTATCTATCTTTTCAGAATACGATAAAAACGATTTGACCCTGCGCTTATCTGTCGGTAGTAGCTTAGATAAGCTTGATAATAATGTTGGTGATGCGTTTGAAACTGAACAAAGACAAGCCAATCTATTAAGTATCTATCAGCTGCCTGTCGGTCAATTACAAGCTGGTACAGAATGGCTAAAGCAGAAGATTGACATTGATGATAATACACCAGCAAATGGTACGGACAGTTATAAGATCAATGATCGCACTATCAAAAGTGGTTTTTTAGGGTATCAAGTTAATAAAGACGTTCATGACTTTCAAGCTAATATCCGCTACGATGATAACTCTCAGTTTGACAATGAAACCACTTATAGTATTGGTTATGGTTTCAGAATACTGCCAAGCTTGCGTGTAGGTACCAGCTTTGCTACTGGCTATAGAGCGCCCTCATTGAATGATTTGTATGTAGAAAGCTCTTTTTATGTACCTAACGAAAACTTAGACGTCGAAAAAAGTGATAATTTAGAAGCATTTATAGAGTCTAATACCGCTATACAAACCACGCGTCTTACAGGGTTTAGAAGTGATGTCGATGGTCTTATTAATAATGCTTTTGATCCTGCTACCAACAAATTTAAAGCAGTAAATATAAGTGAAGCAAAATTATCAGGCTATAGCTTAACGTCAGATTGGCAACTAAATAACGTATTGTTCGGTGGTCACTATACTTATACTGATGCAGAAGAGCGCTCAGGTGATAACAAAGGCAAGCAATTAGTTTATCGTCCTGAAAATACCGCACTCGCATACATTGGTTATCAAGATTTAGACTATGATATTCGACTAGAAGCAGAGTATGTCGGCAAGATCTATACCTCTGTCAGCAATGATACCTTTATGGACGATTACACGTTATTTAGTATAAGTGGCAATTATTATCTAAACCCTAATCTGACAGTCAATAGCCGTATTGAGAACTTAACCAATCAAGACTACACGACTAATGAGAGCTTTGGTACTCGCTATAACCAAGATGGCATCAACTTCTTTACCTCGCTAACTTATAACTGGAAATAA